From Lycorma delicatula isolate Av1 chromosome 13, ASM4794821v1, whole genome shotgun sequence, a single genomic window includes:
- the LOC142333772 gene encoding uncharacterized protein LOC142333772, translated as MNGDTPIHVMLTSIDSKQLFICFIITVMFVGILSKSLCIKFRNGIQQTDKRNNGYKDNNLIKSYSNMFCGKFGCKPQRNPFLSVTCSKSMDKYLKLVGESEGDIIMYADMCRQILHSWKVCFDVIDLLQKRCWDMHNATLLLKLIQNVDLLLKFVKNKDIFVYYTEVLMMNNFQPNKCIDEIIKNKQTRDEIFFHFYYYWYIDNPGAKGCDCTKVIEIYNSVRQDRKNEEMLSINCK; from the exons ATGAATGGTGACACACCTATACATGTAATGCTAACATCAATAGACTCAAAA caattatttatatgttttataataactgtAATGTTTGTTGGCATACTGTCTAAaagcttatgtataaaatttagaaatggaATACAGCAAACTGATAAAAGAAATAACGGTTATAAAGACAACAATTTAATTAAGTCATACAGTAATATGTTTTGTGGGAAATTTGGTTGCAAACCACAACGAAACCCTTTTCTAAGCGTAACATGCTCAAAATCAAtggacaaatatttaaaattagttggAGAAAGTGAAGGTGATATAATAATG tatgCAGATATGTGTCGACAGATTTTACATTCTTGGAAGGTCTGCTTTGATGTAATTGACCTCTTGCAAAAAAGGTGCTGGGATATGCATAATGCAACCTTACTTCTGAAATTGATACAGAATGTTGACTTGTTATTgaaatttgtaaagaataaagatatatttgtatattatacagAAGTattaatgatgaataattttCAGCCAAATAAATGTatagatgaaattattaaaaataagcaaactcgtgatgaaatattttttcatttttattattactggtaTATAGATAATCCAGGTGCAAAAGGATGTGACTGTACTaaagttatagaaatatataacag tGTGAGACAggatagaaaaaatgaagaaatgttatCGATTAACTGCAAGTAA
- the LOC142333767 gene encoding uncharacterized protein LOC142333767 — protein sequence MCYDDIVKGIVDNDVDSIVELLERNTNEMKRIMTNFKLYYLFYKTKSKEMLIALLDYFDIKNIFDITLILTSIINVAIMHGSDIEMIRRLVDRGGIIDDTDVRHVSPLLQSIKSKRSVNFIQEILKMGADVNELCDKRGNTILHIAVSNFCSGDDIEIIKLLIDSGADINAENFCREKPLMKLTLNTHEDLWLELIKRRPIIRDDIAKNSLKDAFLTTVVSKTSRIKQFIDVLIYNGFMTNTLNKVCNRFLYLALKNNCSVDCIIEIIDKGANVNELKYLNEGENDYTTSPLLIALQLHRGKEIILTLLDKGADVNAIDERGMTPLVCAINNYYKVEIIDKLIDFGADVNKCDFLRVTPLMYAIKNNDDEVTGRLIKAEADVNSVDVFGRTSLCYAVVYFNDQDLIDLLITKGANFSQINDCHDRFWFNIEVVKKHNDKFFAELIPSRNDINVKDEFGQTFLMYAIELNINKNFIFNIICNGADINAIDNRGYTPLIYAIKYECDVDVIIKLIEHGADVNVIDNNGLTPIKHAVHSSMFKEIIQILIDNGVNINTHDENNDTLLLYILKHVKSNNKKEHVDFVIQKGADVNICDNKGLTPLMYAILYGAENKQVEIAVALIENGAYIDASDVEGYTALNYALSFKNYINNDKFLCLLLDYGATVEKCMINLNEGKMPLIYVINHSTDVQILIEFLHSKEDINEVDGCDISFLYYLYGHHAELALLLFSDHTEAFMKDSELVQRCFLIAPDVYIKRLLFYCGININYSDHHFRTPLNYALIGSRNVKLIKAILENGGNAKLCDRNSNTPLHFTFSAEAINLLIVFGNADVTARNNYGEITCYEMLYNSGCYNRSVKMCIKHLFLVHPEELDMYSSVKTFHTVFLKECNIELNKMKSTNIVDNLTFFKFCCKLSEFEMNLISQSDNFCVYNDEQIKQLFPVYCDIIIMKIKKCKIDLSKRQLIKALERLIITNRVVKSYDPKKYKANLNNCCSVEHSDQFCKCVFLNYDIMYFISKYLCDRHVVNLLLASL from the coding sequence ATGTGTTATGATGATATTGTTAAAGGAATTGTTGATAACGATGTTGATAGCATTGTTGAATTGTTGGAAAGGAATACAAATGAAATGAAGAGgataatgacaaattttaaattatattacttattttataaaacaaaaagtaaagaaatgttgatagctttattagattattttgacattaaaaatatatttgatatcaCCCTCATTTTAacttcaattattaatgttgctATTATGCATGGTTCAGATATCGAAATGATACGACGATTAGTTGATAGAGGTGGAATTATTGATGATACAGATGTAAGACATGTATCACCATTATTACAATCTATAAAGAGTAAAAGAAGTgtaaattttatacaagaaattttaaaaatgggtgCAGATGTCAATGAATTATGTGATAAGCGTGGaaatacaatattacatataGCTGTGAGTAATTTTTGTAGCGGTGatgatattgaaattattaaattgttgataGACTCAGGTGCAGATATCAATGCTGAAAATTTTTGTAGGGAGAAACctttaatgaaattaacattgAATACACATGAAGATTTGTGGCTAGAACTTATAAAGAGAAGACCAATTATTCGTGATGATATAGCAAAGAATTCTTTGAAAGACGCATTCTTAACTACTGTAGTATCTAAAACAAGTAGAATTAAACAGTTTATAGATGTACTAATTTATAATGGATTCATGACAAATACACTGAATAAAGTGTGTAATCGTTTTCTATATTTAGCactgaaaaataattgtagtGTTGATTGTATTATAGAAATCATTGATAAAGGTGCAAATGTTAATGAACTGAAATACCTTAACGAAGGTGAAAATGATTATACTACTTCACCACTATTAATAGCACTGCAACTTCATAGAGGTAAGGAAATTATATTGACGCTTCTTGATAAAGGTGCAGATGTTAATGCAATTGATGAACGTGGAATGACACCATTAGTGTGTgcaataaataactattacaaggtagaaataattgataaattgatCGATTTCGGAGCAGAtgtaaataaatgtgattttctTAGAGTTACCCCTTTAATGTACGCAATTAAAAACAATGATGATGAGGTTACTGGTAGATTGATTAAAGCAGAAGCCGACGTAAATTCAGTGGACGTGTTTGGCAGAACGAGCTTATGTTACgctgttgtttattttaatgaccaagatttaattgatttacttattacaaaaggAGCCAATTTCAGTCAAATAAATGATTGTCACGATAGGTTTTGGTTTAATATAGAAGTTGTGAAGAAAcacaatgataaattttttgCTGAACTTATTCCTAGTAGGAACGATATAAATGTAAAGGATGAATTTGGTCAGACATTTTTAATGTatgcaatagaattaaatataaataaaaattttatatttaatatcatatgTAATGGGGCCGACATTAATGCAATTGATAATAGAGGATATACGCCTCTAATTTACGCTATAAAGTACGAGTGTGATGTGGATGTCATTATTAAACTCATTGAACATGGAGCTGATGTCAACGTAATTGATAATAATGGATTAACACCTATAAAGCATGCTGTTCATTCTAgtatgtttaaagaaataatacaaatacttatTGATAATGGTGTGAATATAAACACTCATGACGAAAATAATGATAcacttttattatacatattgaaacatgttaaaagtaataataaaaaagaacatgttGATTTTGTGATTCAAAAAGGTGCCGATGTTAATATTTGTGATAATAAAGGTTTAACACCATTAATGTATGCTATATTATATGGTGCAGAAAATAAACAAGTTGAAATTGCAGTTGCATTAATTGAGAACGGCGCCTATATAGATGCTAGTGATGTAGAAGGTTATACAGCGTTAAACTAtgcactttcatttaaaaattacattaataatgataagtttttatgtttgttattagaTTATGGAGCAACTGTtgaaaaatgtatgataaatcTCAATGAAGGTAAAATgcctttaatttatgttataaatcatAGTACAGATGtgcaaattttaattgaatttttacatagtaaagaagatattaatgaagttGATGGATGTgatatctcatttttatattatttatatggtcATCATGCAGAACTTGCACTTTTGTTGTTCTCTGACCATACTGAAGCTTTTATGAAAGACTCGGAACTCGTTCAAAGATGTTTTCTCATTGCTCCAgatgtttatattaaaagattattattctattgcggtataaatataaattattctgacCATCACTTTCGAACACCATTGAATTATGCTTTAATCGGAAGTAGAAATGTTAAATTGATCAAAGCAATTTTAGAAAACGGTGGTAATGCGAAATTATGTGATCGTAATTCGAATACACCTCTTCATTTCACTTTTTCCGCAGAAGCTATCAATTTGTTAATTGTGTTTGGTAATGCTGATGTTACTGCTAGAAATAATTACGGTGAAATAACATGTTACGAAATGTTGTATAATAGTGGCTGTTATAATCGGTCTGTTAAGATgtgtataaaacatttatttttagtacatcCTGAGGAATTAGATATGTATAGTTCAGTAAAAACGTTTCATACTGTTTTTCTTAAAGAgtgtaatattgaattaaataaaatgaaatctacaaatatagttgataatttaacattctttaaattttgttgtaaattatccgagtttgaaatgaatttaatttcacaatCTGATAATTTCTGTGTTTACAATGATGAGCAAATTAAACAACTATTTCCAGTTTATtgtgatataattattatgaaaataaagaaatgcaAGATTGATTTAAGTAAAAGACAGTTAATAAAAGCTTTAGAGagattaattataacaaatagaGTTGTTAAATCGTATGACCCTAAGAAATATAAAGCCAATTTGAATAATTGTTGTAGTGTTGAACATTCAGATCAGTTTTGTAAatgtgtttttcttaattatgatattatgtattttatttctaaatatttatgtgatagacatgttgttaatttattgctTGCTTCACTGTAG